The Rubrobacter tropicus nucleotide sequence TCCCGACGGAGGCGGAGAGGGTAACGGTGGCGTTGCCGTCAGGGTCCGAGAACGTGCCCGTGTTGGAAGCCGTCTGCCCCTCGTTGACGACCACGGAACCGTTGTTCGCGTTCACCGCGGGGGGCGTGTGCTCGTCGGGGATGCAGACCCGCACGCCGTCGACAAACTCGCAGGTTTGCGTGTGGTTGGCCCAGGCTGGTCCTGCCATGAGTACGGACAACAGCACCACCGCCAAAGCGGTGGCCGCCGCGTAAGACATCCGTCCCGTTCTCTCGACTATGCTTCTCATGTCTCTGCTCCCCGGGCGCGTTCCAGTGCGGATACCCTAAAGCCGGGGGCTTTCCCGCCGCATCGGGCGGTCTCCCGAACCTGCCGGGAACTTTGTCCCGGGCAACTGGGTCCGCGGCCCGGCGAGAGCGGGTTTTGTTAGACTGGCCTTTCCCGTAACAACGGCGAAGGAGGAGACGGATGGCAGAGGTAAAGAGGGTAGGGATGCTCACCGGCGGCGGAGACGCGCCGGGCCTCAACGGCGTCATAAGGGCCGTAACCATGAAATGCATCGAGGACTACGGCCACGAGGTGGTCGGCCTCAAGCGCGGCTGGAAGAGCCTGCTGGATCCGGAGCAGGACACCGTCATGCCCCTCGGCGTCGAAGACGTCCGCTACATCCTGCAGGAAGGCGGTACCATCCTCGGCTCCTCCCGCACCAACCCGTACAAGAAAGAGGGCGACCCCGAGAAGGTGGTCAAGCAACTAGAAGAGTTCGGCGTAGACGCCCTCGTCGCCATCGGCGGGGACGACACTTTGGGCGTCGCCAAGCGCCTGCACGACGACTTCGGCACGCAGGTAATAGGTTGCCCCAAGACCATAGACAACGACCTCTCGGCGACGGACACCACCTTCGGCTACGACACCGCCGTCTCGATAGCCACCGACGCCATAGACAAGCTAAGGACCACGGCCAAGAGCCACGAGCGGGTAGTGGTCGTCGAGGTCATGGGGCGTCACGCGGGTTGGATCACCTGGGGCGCGGGCCTCGCGAGCGCGGCCAACGTCACCCTCATCCCCGAGGTCGAACCCGACCTCGACCAGATCGCCTCCATCTTCGAGAAACGCGCCAAGAGCGGCGAGAAGTGGGGCCTGGTGGCCGTCTCCGAAGGCGTAACCCTCTCCGAAGAGTTCATGACCCAGAACGCCGAAACCGACGAGTTCGGCCACGTCCGCCTCGGCGGCATAGCCGAAACGCTCGCCAAAGAGATAGAGTCCCGCACCGGCATCGAGACCCGCCACGTGGTCCTCGGCCACCTCCAGCGAGGAGGCACCCCTACGGCCTACGACCGCATCCTCTCCACGCGCTACGGCCTGCGCGCCGCCGAAGCCGTCAACAACGGCGAGTGGGGCAAGATGGTCGCATTGCGTGGCAACGAAATAGTCACCGTAGACCTCTCCGAGGCCACGGACGAGACCAAGACGGTCCCGAACGACCTCTACAAAGCGGCCGAGACGTTCTTTGGGTAGAGAGCTGAGGCGAAGCCGCAGCGGGCTGATCGCTGACGGCGCGGTCCGCTTCGCGGACCGCTACTGTATGGCGCGTTCGCCGATGCGGCGGTAGCGGTCGTGGCGGGAGGCGATGAGGGTCTCGGGGTCGGTGCCCGTGAGGCCTGAGACCACGCGGCCCAAAGCGTTCCCGACGGTCTCTATGGCGTCTTCGGGTTCGTTGTGGGCGCCGCCCAAGGGTTCGGGGAGGACTTCGTCCACTATGCCGTGGTCTTTGAGGTCGCGGGCGGTCAGCTTGAGGGCCTCGGCCGCTTCGGCGGCCCGGCTCGGGTCGCGGAAGATTATAGAGGCGCAGGCCTCGGGGGCTATGACGGAGAGGTACGAGTTCTCGAGCATCCCGACGTAGTCGGCGAGGCACATGGCGAGGGCGCCGCCGGAGCCTCCTTCGCCGATCACGAACGAGACTACCGGCACGGGCGCCCGCGAGAGCGCCATCAGGTCGTCCGAGATCGCCCACGCCTGGCCCCGCTCCTCGGCCTGCCGCCCGGCGAAGGCCCCCGGCGTGTCCACCAGAAGGACTATGGGGAGGCCGAAGCGGGCGGCGAGCTCGTAGAACCGTTTCACCTTGCGGTAGCCCTCGGGGTGGGCCATCCCGAAGTTTCCGGCGACCCTGGTCTTCACGTCGGCGCCCTTGTCGTGCCCGATCAGGACGATGGGATGGCCGCCGAGCGAGGGCTTGAGGCGCGCAAAACCGCCGCGCACCGCCGCGTCTTCGCCGTGCAGCCTGTCCCCCGAGAGCTCGTAGAAATCGTCCGTCAGGGCGTCCCGGTAGGCCCGGAGGTTCGGGCGGGCCGGGTGGCGGGCCACCTGAACGCGCTGGTAGGGGGAGAGGTTCGAGTAGACGCGGCGCTTGGCGGCTTCCAGGGCCTCTTCGAGGCGCGAGATCTCCGCCTGCAGCCCCTCGCTCTCGCCGGCCAGCCGGTGCAGGCCCGCGATGCGCTCCTCGAGCTCTTTGATCGGCCGCTCGAACTCGAGGATCACGCCACGAACCCCAGCAGCCGCTCTATGTCGCCCCTGAGGGCGAGCCGGTGCACGATCCTGTCGACCATCCCATGATCCCTCTGGAACTCGGCAGTCTGGAAACCCTCGGGCAGCCTCTCCTTTGTGGTCTGCTCTATGACCCTTGCCCCGGCGAACCCTATCCTCGCCCCGGGCTCGGCGATCACCACGTCGGCCGCCGTCGCGAAGGAGGCCGTAACCCCCCCGAACGTCGGGTCCGTAAGCACGGAGATGTAGGGCCACGAACCGTCGACGTACCTGGAGAGGGCGACGCTGGTCTTCGCGAGCTGCATCAGCGAGTAGACGCCCTCGAACATCCTGGCCCCGCCGGAGGCCGAGACTATGATCAGGGGCAGCTCCTCCGCGTACGCGTGCTCGACGGTCCTGGCTACCTTCTCCCCGACCACGCTCCCCATCGACCCCCCAATAAACCGGAAGTCCATGACCGCGAGCGCGACCCGCCGCCCGCCCAGAGCTCCCACGCCGCTCACAACCGCGTCGTCGAGGCCGGTCTTGCGGCGCGCTTTCTCGAGCCTCTCCCCGTAACCCTCGAAGCCCAGAGGGTCGCCCGCCAGGAGGCCGGTGTCGCGCTCCTCGAAGGAGTTGCGGTCGAGGAGGAGCCTTATGCGGGCCGGGGCGGAGAGCGGGTAGTGAAACTCGCAGTGCGGGCAGACGTTGAACCTCGCGCCCAGATCCTTCTCGTAGATCGGCTGCCCGCACCGCTCGCACTTGGTGAAGACGGCGTCCATGGGCCCGATGCCGCTCTCGGTCTCGGGCGCGGTCCGGGAGTACTCCCTGCGCTTGCTAAGCCAGTTTCTGATGCCCGTCCCCGCCTTCTCGACCGCGGAGAGCGCCTCGTGGACCTCCCGCAGCCACGCCCCGGCCCCTCGGCCCCGTCCTCGGCGACCAGGCGCATCAGCTTGCTCCCGATTATGACCCCGTCGGCCTCCGCGGCCGCCTCGGCAGCCGCCTCGGGCGACCCGATGCCGAACCCGAGCGCCACAGGCACGTCCGTCCCGGCCCTGACCCGCCGCAGAAGATCCGCGGCCTTCGGGGGCAGCCCGTCCCGCACCCCCGTCACGCCGGCCACGGAGACGCAGTAGACGAACCCCGTCGCGAGGGCCACCGCTTCCTTCACCCGCTCCTCCGAAGAAGTGGGCGCGACGAGCGGGCAGAAGCCGACGCCGCGCTCGGCGCACATTTCCGCAAAAGCGGCGGCCTCGTCCACGGGAAGGTCCGGGATCACGAGCCCCGAGACCCCCGCCTCGGCCGCCTCGTCCAGGAAACGTTCGGGACCTCTCGCAAAGATGGTGTTGTAGTAGAGCAGGAACACGACGGGCACCCGGCCTGAAAAGCGGCGGGCGAGGTCGAGGCAGTAGCGAAGGTCCGCGCCGTTCTCGATGGCGCGGGTCGTCGTGTCCTGGATCGTCGGCCCGTCTGCCAAGGGATCTGAGAAGGGCACGCCTATCTCCAACACGTCGGCCCCGGCCTCGAGGTACGCCTCCCCCACCTCGACCGCCCCCTCAAGCGTCGGATAGCCGCCGGTCAGGTACGGGATGAGGGCAGCCCGGTCCCTCGGGAAAGCCTCTCTAAGTCTCTCGGCGCCGCTCACGAGGGGTCTTCGCCCGCCTCGCGGGCGTCCATGCCGATGGCCTCGGCCACGACGCCGATGTCCTTGTCGCCGCGGCCGGAGAGGTTGATGACGAGGTTCTTGCCGGGTCCGAGCTCGCGGGCGACCTTCTCGGCGTAGTGGATCGCGTGCGACGTCTCGAGCGCCGGGATGATCCCCTCGAGCCTGGAGGTGGAGACGAACGCCGCGAGCGCCTCGTCGTCCGTGACGCTCGCGTACTCGACGAGCCCCTCGTCCTTGAGGTAGGCGTGCTCGGGGCCGACCGAAGGGTAGTCCAGGCCCGCGCTGATGGAGTGGGCCTCCCGGATCTGGCCCTCATCCGTCTGCAGGACGTAGCTCAAGTTGCCGTGCAGAACGCCGGGCCGTCCCCCCGTCAGCGAAGCGCCGTGCTCCCCCGTCTCGATGCCCCTTCCTGCGGCCTCCACCCCGACGAGCCGCACGTTCTCCCTTCCCACGAAAGGGTGGAAAGCGCCGATGGCGTTCGAGCCGCCGCCGACGCAGGCGACGATCGCGTCGGGGTCTGCGCCGAACCTTTCGCGGCTCTGCGCCTCCAACTCGCGGCCTATGACGGCCTGCAAATCCCTGACCAGGCGAGGGTACGGGGCGGGGCCCGCGACCGTCCCGATGATGTAGTGGGTGTCCTCGACGTTCGTTACCCAGTCCCGGATCGCCTCGTTCAGCGCCGCCTTGAGCGTGCCGGAACCCGTCGTTACCGGAACCACCTCCGTCCCGAGCAGCTTCATGCGCAGGACGTTCGGGGCCTGGCGGCGGGTGTCTTCCTCGCCCATGTAGACCACGCATTCGCGGCCGTAGAGGGCCGCCACGGTGGCGGTGGCCACGCCGTGCTGGCCGGCTCCGGTCTCGGCGATGATGCGGGTCTTGCCCATCCGTTCGGCCAGGAGCATCTGGCCGAGGGCGTTGTTGATCTTGTGCGCCCCCGTGTGCGCCAGGTCCTCCCTCTTGAACCACACGTTCGCCCCGCCCCACTTACGGGTAAGGCGCTCGGCGAACATCAACGGGGTTGGGCGGCCGACGAAGTCGCGGGCCAGGCGGTCGAGCTCTTCGTTGAACTCGGGGTCGTTCCGGTAGCGTTCGTAGGCCTCTTGCAGCTCTTCGAGGGCGTGGATCAGGGTCTCGGGTACGAACCTGCCGCCGAAGGCGCCAAAGTACCCCTCGCGGTTATCAACCTTTTGCCGCAACGATGAACCTCCGAACGGACTCTTCGTTCTTCTTTCCGGGCGCGTCTTCTAGGGATGAGGAGGCGTCCACGCCGTAGGGCTCGAAAAAGTCGATGGCCTCACGCACGTTCTCCGGCGCCAGCCCCCCGGAGACGACGATGTTACCACGCCCCTTCAGCGATTTCGCCACCCCCCAGTCGAACCTCTTCCCCGTCCCGCCCCGCGCCTCTTCGCTGTACGCGTCGAGCAACAGCAGGTCGGCGTCAAACCTTTCGACACCCGCGAGCGCCTCCGCGTTACGCACCCGCACGGCCTTCATCACCGGCAGCCCTCCGGCCCTGACCGCGGCCACCGTCTCGGGCGTCTCGT carries:
- a CDS encoding acetyl-CoA carboxylase carboxyltransferase subunit alpha — encoded protein: MILEFERPIKELEERIAGLHRLAGESEGLQAEISRLEEALEAAKRRVYSNLSPYQRVQVARHPARPNLRAYRDALTDDFYELSGDRLHGEDAAVRGGFARLKPSLGGHPIVLIGHDKGADVKTRVAGNFGMAHPEGYRKVKRFYELAARFGLPIVLLVDTPGAFAGRQAEERGQAWAISDDLMALSRAPVPVVSFVIGEGGSGGALAMCLADYVGMLENSYLSVIAPEACASIIFRDPSRAAEAAEALKLTARDLKDHGIVDEVLPEPLGGAHNEPEDAIETVGNALGRVVSGLTGTDPETLIASRHDRYRRIGERAIQ
- a CDS encoding acetyl-CoA carboxylase carboxyltransferase subunit beta; amino-acid sequence: MYEKDLGARFNVCPHCEFHYPLSAPARIRLLLDRNSFEERDTGLLAGDPLGFEGYGERLEKARRKTGLDDAVVSGVGALGGRRVALAVMDFRFIGGSMGSVVGEKVARTVEHAYAEELPLIIVSASGGARMFEGVYSLMQLAKTSVALSRYVDGSWPYISVLTDPTFGGVTASFATAADVVIAEPGARIGFAGARVIEQTTKERLPEGFQTAEFQRDHGMVDRIVHRLALRGDIERLLGFVA
- the trpA gene encoding tryptophan synthase subunit alpha, which translates into the protein MSGAERLREAFPRDRAALIPYLTGGYPTLEGAVEVGEAYLEAGADVLEIGVPFSDPLADGPTIQDTTTRAIENGADLRYCLDLARRFSGRVPVVFLLYYNTIFARGPERFLDEAAEAGVSGLVIPDLPVDEAAAFAEMCAERGVGFCPLVAPTSSEERVKEAVALATGFVYCVSVAGVTGVRDGLPPKAADLLRRVRAGTDVPVALGFGIGSPEAAAEAAAEADGVIIGSKLMRLVAEDGAEGPGRGCGRSTRRSPRSRRRGRASETGLASAGSTPGPRPRPRAASGPWTPSSPSASGAGSRSTRRIWARGSTSARTASFTTRSPPRPA
- a CDS encoding 6-phosphofructokinase, which translates into the protein MAEVKRVGMLTGGGDAPGLNGVIRAVTMKCIEDYGHEVVGLKRGWKSLLDPEQDTVMPLGVEDVRYILQEGGTILGSSRTNPYKKEGDPEKVVKQLEEFGVDALVAIGGDDTLGVAKRLHDDFGTQVIGCPKTIDNDLSATDTTFGYDTAVSIATDAIDKLRTTAKSHERVVVVEVMGRHAGWITWGAGLASAANVTLIPEVEPDLDQIASIFEKRAKSGEKWGLVAVSEGVTLSEEFMTQNAETDEFGHVRLGGIAETLAKEIESRTGIETRHVVLGHLQRGGTPTAYDRILSTRYGLRAAEAVNNGEWGKMVALRGNEIVTVDLSEATDETKTVPNDLYKAAETFFG
- the trpB gene encoding tryptophan synthase subunit beta, producing the protein MRQKVDNREGYFGAFGGRFVPETLIHALEELQEAYERYRNDPEFNEELDRLARDFVGRPTPLMFAERLTRKWGGANVWFKREDLAHTGAHKINNALGQMLLAERMGKTRIIAETGAGQHGVATATVAALYGRECVVYMGEEDTRRQAPNVLRMKLLGTEVVPVTTGSGTLKAALNEAIRDWVTNVEDTHYIIGTVAGPAPYPRLVRDLQAVIGRELEAQSRERFGADPDAIVACVGGGSNAIGAFHPFVGRENVRLVGVEAAGRGIETGEHGASLTGGRPGVLHGNLSYVLQTDEGQIREAHSISAGLDYPSVGPEHAYLKDEGLVEYASVTDDEALAAFVSTSRLEGIIPALETSHAIHYAEKVARELGPGKNLVINLSGRGDKDIGVVAEAIGMDAREAGEDPS
- a CDS encoding phosphoribosylanthranilate isomerase — translated: MTNVADARAAADAGADAVGFIFAESPRKIGSEEARRISIALPENVLKVGVFVNAPPEEVLRVAAEAGLDMAQLHGDETPETVAAVRAGGLPVMKAVRVRNAEALAGVERFDADLLLLDAYSEEARGGTGKRFDWGVAKSLKGRGNIVVSGGLAPENVREAIDFFEPYGVDASSSLEDAPGKKNEESVRRFIVAAKG